In Intestinibacillus sp. Marseille-P6563, a single genomic region encodes these proteins:
- a CDS encoding LacI family DNA-binding transcriptional regulator: MTSAEIARRAGVSKTAVSRYLNNGYVSSEKREAIRRVIEETGYVPSQQAQTLRTGKSRMVGVIVPRIDSESISRVVAGISRVLEEKGYHLLLANTDNNPQKEMEYLEVFRSGNVDGVILVATILSAAHRQALGVLGVPSVLIGQRMEGITCVYHDDRGAAKALVNLLLQQGRRRIGYVGVTPRDKAAGAARRAGYQDALQEAGLHADPAWMEQSDFSIDGGYAAAGRLLARVSDLEGIFCATDSIAVGVKKRLEEMGRRIPQDVALAGIGHSRLSELVRPKLATAHYYYQTSGEEAARDLLEILEQGVDRKKQLMLGFEIYPGESV; encoded by the coding sequence ATGACAAGTGCAGAAATTGCACGGCGTGCCGGTGTTTCCAAAACCGCTGTGTCGCGCTATTTAAATAATGGATATGTCAGCTCGGAAAAGCGGGAAGCCATCCGCCGTGTGATCGAGGAGACCGGATACGTCCCGTCCCAGCAGGCGCAGACCCTGCGCACCGGCAAAAGCCGCATGGTGGGCGTGATCGTGCCGCGCATCGATTCGGAATCCATCAGCCGCGTGGTGGCAGGCATCTCGCGGGTGCTGGAAGAAAAGGGCTATCATCTGTTGCTGGCCAACACCGACAACAATCCGCAAAAGGAAATGGAGTATCTGGAAGTCTTTCGCAGCGGCAATGTGGACGGTGTGATTTTGGTGGCGACCATTCTGTCGGCGGCACACCGGCAGGCGCTCGGTGTGCTGGGCGTTCCTTCGGTGCTGATTGGCCAGCGGATGGAGGGCATCACCTGCGTTTATCACGATGACCGCGGCGCGGCCAAGGCGCTGGTAAACCTGCTTTTGCAGCAGGGGCGGCGGCGCATCGGCTATGTCGGTGTGACACCGCGCGATAAAGCGGCGGGTGCAGCACGGCGTGCCGGTTATCAGGATGCTTTGCAGGAAGCCGGACTGCATGCCGACCCGGCCTGGATGGAACAGAGTGACTTTTCGATCGACGGCGGCTATGCCGCGGCTGGCCGGCTGTTGGCGCGCGTGAGCGATCTGGAAGGGATTTTTTGTGCTACGGACTCCATTGCGGTCGGCGTGAAAAAACGGCTGGAAGAAATGGGGCGGCGCATTCCGCAGGATGTTGCCCTGGCGGGGATTGGTCACTCCCGCTTGAGTGAACTCGTGCGGCCCAAATTGGCAACGGCGCATTATTATTATCAGACCAGCGGCGAAGAAGCGGCGCGCGATCTGCTGGAAATCCTGGAGCAGGGCGTAGACCGGAAAAAGCAGCTCATGCTGGGGTTT
- a CDS encoding oxidoreductase: MSKCKFPHVFSPLKLRSVTLKNRIEFTPMVSCLSNAAGEVTEEYLEFIRMQARSGVSQIIIGDTQIDWERPVCFYGELNVQHDRYVTALSLIPEVAHEYGAKMSIEIAHAGKGGVPSMNTKPGFSSSYLPTPGRMQDIKVMDRADMDYVIGQFVDCCKRVKAAGFDLIFIHAGHNNLFGQFLSPASNIRTDEYGGSMENRMRFPLEILKAIREAVGEDFPLEMRVSAEEMTDTGEPGCGPESGNGCLKPEHTLAFLKEAQKYIDMAHISCGNVFVEPGVKYSVPLYLQERQQNVKYAAMFKKELDIPVSVVGNIMSLEEAEEIIASGKADMVGMCRSLMADPELIHNAVKGCSEDTRPCLRCMDGCGRIFFGLPVRCAVNPIVGREYKYPEGKVEPARKKKKVVIVGGGPAGMQAAQTAVDRGHDVVLFEKDDCLGGMLHDASAVPFKDLMRNYTEWMVRTTMKCGADIRLNTAADKATILAEKPDEVIIATGSQYFVPPIPGVDGPNVVSLSDAENRRAPIGQKVVICGAGLSGIECSVGLSREGKEVTVVDMIPVEDFCSKMFAITRKALFDEVWHGHVQQIGNSKVVEINTDGVVIETEGEKKLLPCDTVITAFGLKSVNNLFGEMLEEMPLNTYCIGDADGVETVRKATKTGFDIAARI, encoded by the coding sequence ATGAGCAAATGTAAATTTCCCCACGTTTTTTCGCCCCTCAAGCTGCGCAGCGTCACGCTGAAAAACCGCATTGAGTTCACCCCTATGGTCAGCTGTCTGTCCAATGCCGCGGGCGAAGTGACCGAAGAATATCTGGAATTTATCCGCATGCAGGCGCGTTCGGGCGTTTCACAGATCATCATCGGCGACACCCAGATCGACTGGGAGCGTCCGGTCTGCTTCTATGGCGAACTGAACGTGCAGCACGACCGGTATGTGACCGCGCTGTCGCTGATTCCTGAAGTGGCGCACGAATACGGCGCTAAGATGTCCATTGAAATCGCACACGCCGGCAAGGGCGGTGTTCCGTCCATGAACACCAAGCCCGGTTTCTCGTCCTCCTATCTGCCCACTCCGGGCCGCATGCAGGACATCAAGGTCATGGACCGTGCGGATATGGACTATGTCATCGGCCAGTTTGTTGACTGCTGCAAGCGCGTCAAGGCTGCCGGTTTTGACCTCATCTTCATCCATGCCGGTCACAACAACCTCTTTGGCCAGTTTCTCAGCCCGGCTTCCAACATCCGTACCGACGAATACGGCGGCAGCATGGAAAACCGTATGCGCTTCCCGTTGGAGATTTTGAAGGCTATCCGCGAGGCGGTCGGCGAAGATTTCCCGCTCGAAATGCGTGTATCGGCCGAAGAAATGACCGACACCGGCGAACCGGGCTGCGGCCCCGAGTCGGGCAACGGCTGCTTAAAGCCCGAGCATACCCTGGCTTTCCTCAAGGAAGCGCAGAAATACATCGATATGGCGCACATCTCCTGCGGTAACGTCTTTGTCGAGCCGGGCGTCAAGTATTCGGTCCCGCTGTATCTGCAGGAGCGTCAGCAGAACGTCAAGTATGCCGCAATGTTTAAGAAGGAACTGGATATTCCGGTCTCGGTGGTCGGCAATATCATGTCCCTGGAAGAAGCGGAAGAGATTATTGCATCCGGTAAGGCCGATATGGTCGGCATGTGCCGCAGCCTGATGGCTGACCCGGAACTGATTCACAATGCCGTCAAGGGCTGCAGCGAGGACACCCGTCCCTGCCTGCGCTGCATGGATGGCTGCGGCCGGATTTTCTTCGGTCTGCCGGTCCGCTGCGCGGTCAACCCGATCGTCGGCCGGGAATATAAGTACCCGGAAGGCAAGGTCGAACCGGCCCGCAAAAAGAAGAAGGTCGTCATCGTCGGCGGCGGCCCGGCGGGTATGCAGGCTGCACAGACAGCCGTAGACCGCGGCCATGATGTGGTCCTGTTTGAGAAGGACGACTGCCTGGGCGGCATGCTGCACGACGCGAGTGCGGTCCCGTTCAAGGATCTGATGCGCAATTATACCGAGTGGATGGTACGCACGACCATGAAGTGCGGCGCCGATATTCGTCTCAACACGGCGGCCGACAAGGCGACCATCCTGGCCGAAAAGCCGGATGAAGTCATCATCGCGACCGGCAGCCAGTATTTTGTACCGCCGATCCCGGGCGTGGACGGTCCGAATGTAGTCAGCCTGAGCGACGCCGAAAACCGCCGCGCGCCGATCGGCCAGAAGGTTGTTATCTGTGGCGCGGGTCTGTCCGGTATTGAATGCTCGGTCGGCCTGTCCCGCGAGGGCAAGGAAGTCACGGTCGTCGATATGATTCCGGTTGAGGACTTTTGCAGCAAGATGTTCGCCATCACCCGCAAGGCGCTGTTTGACGAAGTATGGCACGGCCATGTACAGCAGATCGGCAACAGCAAGGTGGTAGAGATCAACACTGACGGCGTTGTCATCGAGACCGAGGGCGAAAAGAAGCTGCTGCCCTGCGATACCGTCATCACGGCCTTTGGCCTGAAGAGCGTGAACAATCTGTTCGGCGAAATGCTGGAAGAAATGCCGCTCAATACGTACTGCATCGGCGATGCCGATGGCGTGGAGACCGTTCGCAAAGCCACCAAGACCGGCTTTGACATTGCGGCCCGCATTTAA
- a CDS encoding NAD(P)-dependent alcohol dehydrogenase has translation MKIKAAVTHRAGAPYQIEEVELAAPKAHELLVKITACGVCHTDAAVQNQFIPVPLPAVLGHEGSGVVVEVGPDVTEFQVGDRVGLTFGSCGKCYNCMTGHPHACEQLNAINFGGVQPDGTTRLSTLDGQPISTFFAQSSFATHAIVNVSNAVKVTDDDIDLALIGPLGCGIQTGAGAVLNRLRPEFGSSIAVFGCGTVGMSAIMAAKITGCEKIIAVGGNPKSLELAKELGATHTINRKEVDDIVGKIRNEITNGGVNYAIDTSGVPDFVKKALAACRFMGTCVVLGATGDVTFNIQAELMGDAKSLIGVLEGDSIPKVFIPKLLDYYKKGMFPFDKLIKFYPFEQINEAFAESGEGKCIKAVLRMD, from the coding sequence ATGAAAATCAAAGCTGCTGTGACGCATCGCGCCGGAGCACCTTATCAAATAGAAGAAGTCGAGCTGGCGGCGCCCAAGGCGCATGAACTGCTCGTCAAAATCACGGCCTGCGGCGTCTGCCACACTGACGCGGCCGTGCAGAATCAGTTTATTCCCGTGCCGCTGCCGGCCGTACTCGGCCATGAAGGAAGCGGCGTAGTTGTGGAAGTTGGCCCGGATGTGACCGAGTTTCAGGTCGGCGACCGCGTTGGTCTGACCTTTGGCTCGTGCGGCAAATGCTACAACTGCATGACCGGCCATCCGCATGCCTGTGAACAATTGAATGCCATCAACTTTGGCGGCGTGCAGCCGGACGGCACCACCCGTCTGTCCACCTTGGACGGTCAGCCGATTTCGACGTTCTTTGCACAGTCTTCGTTTGCCACCCATGCGATCGTCAATGTATCCAATGCGGTCAAGGTGACCGATGACGACATCGACCTGGCGCTCATCGGGCCGCTGGGCTGCGGCATCCAGACCGGCGCCGGTGCGGTCCTCAACCGTCTGCGCCCGGAATTTGGCTCGTCCATCGCGGTCTTTGGCTGCGGCACGGTCGGCATGAGCGCCATTATGGCGGCCAAGATCACGGGCTGTGAAAAGATCATTGCCGTGGGCGGCAACCCCAAGAGCTTGGAACTGGCCAAGGAGCTGGGCGCGACGCACACCATCAACCGCAAGGAAGTGGATGACATCGTCGGCAAGATCCGCAACGAGATCACAAACGGCGGCGTCAACTATGCCATCGATACCTCGGGCGTGCCCGATTTCGTCAAGAAAGCCCTGGCAGCCTGCCGCTTCATGGGCACCTGCGTGGTACTGGGCGCGACCGGCGACGTCACCTTCAACATCCAGGCCGAACTGATGGGCGACGCCAAGAGCCTGATCGGCGTTTTGGAAGGCGACTCCATCCCCAAGGTGTTCATCCCCAAGCTGCTGGATTACTATAAGAAGGGCATGTTCCCGTTTGATAAGCTGATCAAGTTCTATCCGTTTGAACAGATCAACGAAGCCTTTGCCGAATCGGGCGAGGGCAAGTGCATCAAGGCCGTTCTCCGTATGGACTAA
- a CDS encoding zinc-dependent alcohol dehydrogenase yields the protein MATMKQLWWTDTDKIELKEVPIPEVGPNEVKVKIAYAALCATDVHQVTMGVMSAKPPAPLGHEASGTIVEIGEQAAAAGYKVGDKVTMFPVSHCGECEWCKKGMTQYCINSKPTGAFAEYVVTDVKTVYKLPDDADLKEYAIVEPTNCCLRAMDLAPIRHGATVAVAGVGGIGSIMLNQILLSGAARITVIEPVAEKRQMALDMGAEYVIDPFNDDVVARAMDITDGVGFDYVFEMSGSPKAAQTPINILARCGTAVYFAVFPPKFEMPLNLHELYMKEGRIQTVFTTTSIMPRAIKMIKRMQTDKIIGKIMPLSEAVESFDVFKTSKYPKILLDCSKP from the coding sequence ATGGCTACTATGAAGCAACTATGGTGGACGGACACCGACAAAATCGAACTCAAAGAGGTTCCGATTCCGGAAGTCGGCCCCAATGAAGTCAAAGTAAAAATCGCTTATGCGGCACTTTGCGCGACCGATGTCCATCAGGTCACCATGGGCGTGATGAGCGCCAAGCCGCCGGCACCGCTCGGCCATGAAGCTTCGGGCACGATCGTTGAGATCGGCGAACAGGCCGCTGCGGCGGGTTATAAAGTCGGCGACAAGGTCACCATGTTCCCGGTTTCGCATTGCGGCGAGTGCGAATGGTGCAAGAAGGGCATGACCCAATACTGCATCAATTCCAAGCCTACGGGCGCGTTTGCCGAATATGTTGTCACGGACGTGAAAACGGTCTATAAACTGCCGGACGATGCTGACCTGAAGGAATACGCCATCGTCGAGCCGACCAACTGCTGCCTGCGGGCCATGGATCTGGCTCCCATCCGGCACGGCGCCACGGTTGCGGTTGCCGGTGTTGGCGGCATTGGTTCGATCATGCTCAATCAGATCCTGCTGTCGGGCGCGGCCCGCATCACGGTCATCGAGCCGGTGGCCGAAAAGCGGCAGATGGCGCTGGATATGGGCGCCGAATATGTCATCGACCCGTTTAACGACGACGTGGTGGCCCGCGCCATGGACATTACCGACGGTGTTGGCTTTGACTATGTCTTTGAGATGTCCGGTTCGCCCAAGGCGGCACAGACGCCGATCAATATTCTGGCACGCTGCGGCACTGCGGTATATTTCGCCGTTTTCCCGCCCAAGTTCGAAATGCCGCTCAACCTGCACGAACTATATATGAAGGAAGGGCGTATTCAGACCGTCTTTACCACAACTTCCATTATGCCGCGCGCGATCAAGATGATCAAGCGCATGCAGACCGATAAGATCATCGGCAAGATCATGCCGCTGAGCGAAGCGGTAGAGAGTTTTGATGTCTTCAAGACCTCCAAATATCCCAAGATCCTGCTCGATTGCAGCAAACCGTAA
- a CDS encoding MFS transporter, giving the protein MKPVDEYTKLSVPKKMGYACGDFACNMSWSMVSSYLVFYLTDIALINATVVGVIIFLSKFWDAVNDPVVGALADRTNTRWGRYRPWIMFSFIPMLIFNVLTFTTNLEWSETMRTWWGLGMYFILVLLYTMVNVTYSAMPALMTRDTETRSALSSYRMTGAFLAMTVLSFATLRIVNATGGGPSGYQRAAIVFSLLAAPFFIITILSSKEIVKVDMEKSEKVSFIQQFKVLKGNWPVIQIAIAYLGWGIIQGGMTFRLYFCTYNAGNDLLYSNTQTVWSICGMIGAFSVSYLVSKVKNKGTIGGVAFSIVAVCSIVSFFLPIESATAQAIYYVLQAGVGIGSGMMLSNVFGMMPDTAEYTYHKYGVYCAGFVSTVINFMLKIGQALAISGAAVVLDMVGFVPNAEQSGLVLFTMNFGSHMFVGLCAIVCAIAMFAYKLDKQTYENIVSELRAAGRAN; this is encoded by the coding sequence ATGAAACCGGTTGATGAATATACCAAACTGAGTGTCCCCAAGAAAATGGGATATGCCTGCGGTGACTTTGCCTGTAATATGAGCTGGTCGATGGTAAGCTCGTATCTGGTCTTCTATTTGACCGACATTGCGCTGATCAATGCAACCGTTGTCGGTGTCATCATCTTTTTGTCCAAGTTCTGGGACGCGGTCAACGACCCGGTCGTTGGCGCGCTGGCCGACCGGACCAACACCCGTTGGGGTCGCTATCGTCCCTGGATTATGTTCTCGTTTATCCCGATGCTGATCTTCAACGTCCTGACTTTTACCACCAATCTGGAATGGTCGGAAACCATGCGCACCTGGTGGGGCCTGGGCATGTACTTTATCCTCGTGCTGCTGTACACCATGGTAAACGTAACCTACTCGGCGATGCCGGCCCTGATGACTCGCGACACCGAGACCCGCAGCGCACTGTCCAGCTACCGTATGACCGGCGCATTCCTGGCCATGACCGTGCTGTCCTTCGCGACCTTGCGTATCGTCAACGCGACTGGCGGCGGCCCGTCCGGTTACCAGCGCGCAGCCATTGTATTCTCGCTCCTCGCAGCGCCCTTCTTCATCATCACCATCTTGTCCTCCAAGGAAATCGTCAAGGTGGACATGGAGAAATCGGAAAAGGTCAGCTTTATCCAGCAGTTTAAAGTCCTCAAGGGCAACTGGCCGGTCATCCAGATCGCGATTGCGTATCTCGGATGGGGCATCATTCAGGGCGGTATGACCTTCCGTCTGTACTTCTGTACGTACAATGCAGGCAATGATCTGCTGTACTCCAACACCCAGACCGTCTGGTCGATCTGCGGCATGATCGGTGCATTTTCGGTCAGCTATTTGGTTTCCAAGGTCAAAAACAAGGGTACCATCGGCGGCGTTGCTTTCTCGATCGTTGCCGTATGCTCGATTGTTTCCTTCTTCCTTCCCATCGAATCGGCGACTGCGCAGGCGATTTACTACGTCCTGCAAGCGGGCGTCGGCATCGGCTCCGGCATGATGCTGAGCAATGTATTCGGTATGATGCCCGATACCGCCGAATATACGTACCATAAATATGGCGTCTATTGTGCTGGCTTTGTGTCCACGGTCATCAACTTTATGCTGAAAATTGGTCAGGCGCTGGCCATTTCGGGCGCGGCCGTGGTGCTGGATATGGTCGGTTTTGTACCGAACGCCGAGCAGAGCGGACTGGTTCTGTTCACCATGAACTTTGGTTCTCACATGTTTGTCGGCCTGTGCGCGATCGTTTGTGCCATTGCCATGTTTGCGTATAAGCTCGATAAACAGACCTATGAAAACATCGTTTCCGAACTGCGAGCCGCCGGACGCGCGAACTAA
- a CDS encoding transketolase family protein yields the protein MAGSFNFGEWISARSVIGDTLDEIGKTNEKLFVCTPDVGMNLKNFRQHYPDRYIDVGIAEQNCVGVAAGLALEGNIPVIMGMLPFLSMRSCEQVRTAVCYQNLPVRIIGTGGGLTSGGGSTHNAMEDIAIVKSFVNMTVLSIGDPNMIRDILKLSMDYPGPMYIRLAQGKKDRPLYEPGTIEFSIGGSVTAREGTDATIIAHGEMVGMALDAAEELAKDGIQVRVIDMYTIKPFDQEAVRKAAAETGNIVVWEDHLMSGGLASSLADFFVDEGITPKSFKRFGIPQVYAGFGSGEELQKKYGYHSADVIAYIRSLMNK from the coding sequence ATGGCAGGATCGTTTAACTTTGGAGAATGGATCTCGGCGCGCAGCGTCATCGGCGACACGCTCGACGAGATCGGAAAAACCAACGAGAAACTGTTTGTCTGCACCCCGGACGTCGGCATGAACCTGAAAAACTTCCGGCAGCACTATCCGGACCGCTACATCGATGTCGGCATCGCCGAGCAGAACTGTGTCGGCGTGGCCGCCGGTCTGGCGCTCGAAGGCAATATCCCGGTCATCATGGGCATGCTGCCGTTCCTGTCCATGCGTTCCTGCGAGCAGGTCCGCACGGCGGTTTGTTATCAGAACCTTCCGGTGCGCATCATCGGTACGGGCGGCGGCCTGACGTCGGGCGGCGGCTCGACCCACAATGCCATGGAAGACATCGCAATCGTTAAGTCGTTTGTCAATATGACCGTTCTGTCGATCGGCGACCCGAACATGATCCGCGATATCCTCAAGCTGTCCATGGATTATCCGGGGCCGATGTACATTCGTCTGGCACAGGGCAAGAAGGACCGTCCGCTGTATGAGCCCGGCACCATCGAATTTTCCATCGGCGGCAGCGTGACCGCCCGCGAAGGCACGGACGCGACCATCATCGCCCATGGCGAAATGGTCGGCATGGCGCTGGACGCCGCCGAAGAGCTGGCCAAGGACGGCATCCAGGTGCGCGTCATCGATATGTACACGATCAAGCCGTTTGACCAGGAAGCGGTCCGCAAGGCAGCCGCCGAAACTGGCAACATCGTGGTATGGGAAGACCATCTGATGAGCGGCGGTCTGGCCAGCTCGCTGGCGGACTTCTTCGTCGATGAAGGCATCACGCCCAAGAGCTTCAAGCGCTTTGGCATCCCGCAGGTCTATGCAGGCTTTGGCAGCGGCGAAGAGCTGCAAAAGAAATACGGCTATCATTCGGCCGATGTGATCGCATATATCCGTTCGCTGATGAATAAGTAA
- a CDS encoding transketolase, producing MADKQEVLRLENLAYEMRTKLINLCGVYEGSVHIGGDLSMTDLLIGLFHHGLNVDPNNIQNPARDRFILSKGHGAVCMYIAMALRGFFDYDHIVETYGKLDSAYGMHPCKVQLPGVECSSGSLGQGLAMAVGMAISAKVKGESHRVVCMLGDGETCEGSVWEAAMSARSYELGNLVAVIDRNQQMMCSYTEEITVMEPYADKWKAFGWNVIEIDGHDMNAIVDALDSLPPTSTLRPTAIVAHTTKGKGVDFMERNIGWHAGSLNKEDWAQALADLKKNYGKEA from the coding sequence ATGGCAGACAAGCAGGAAGTTTTACGCTTGGAAAATCTGGCGTATGAGATGCGGACAAAGCTCATCAACCTGTGCGGCGTGTACGAAGGGTCGGTGCATATCGGCGGCGACCTGTCCATGACCGATTTGCTGATTGGGTTGTTCCATCATGGGCTTAACGTCGACCCGAACAACATTCAAAATCCGGCGCGCGACCGCTTTATTTTGAGCAAGGGACATGGCGCGGTTTGCATGTACATCGCTATGGCGCTGCGCGGATTCTTTGATTATGACCACATTGTCGAAACCTACGGCAAGTTGGACAGCGCATACGGCATGCATCCGTGCAAGGTGCAGCTGCCTGGCGTGGAATGCTCGTCCGGTTCGCTGGGCCAGGGCCTGGCGATGGCAGTTGGCATGGCCATTTCGGCCAAGGTCAAGGGCGAAAGCCATCGCGTCGTCTGCATGCTGGGCGACGGTGAGACCTGCGAAGGCTCGGTCTGGGAAGCCGCGATGTCGGCTCGCTCGTATGAACTGGGCAATCTGGTGGCTGTCATCGACCGCAACCAGCAGATGATGTGCTCGTACACCGAAGAGATTACGGTCATGGAGCCATATGCCGATAAGTGGAAGGCCTTTGGCTGGAACGTCATCGAGATCGACGGCCACGATATGAACGCCATCGTCGATGCGCTGGACAGCCTGCCGCCCACCTCCACCCTCCGTCCGACCGCCATCGTCGCGCACACGACCAAGGGCAAGGGCGTTGACTTTATGGAACGCAACATCGGCTGGCATGCAGGCAGCCTGAACAAGGAAGACTGGGCACAGGCACTGGCCGATTTGAAGAAGAACTACGGTAAGGAGGCATAA
- a CDS encoding zinc-dependent alcohol dehydrogenase, which translates to MKTMKTLCGVYVGDMKDPNPETRGKVALVDLPFPELGPQDVRIKVAYCAICGSDPHCVGGCFGQEPGSTEPIPLGHEISGVVVELGPEAHHKGLKVGDRVAGNFLRFCGGCYYCQNGQQQFCENGQAYNRPGFASELIWHEDQVYKLPDEISLKEGCLLEPMSIIIRMMDKAQMKAGMRVCVCGGGPIGLLALQTLSLYGATSLTMIEPIADRRELAMQLGAQYTIDPTSEDVVQRAMALTDGRGYDVVLDCSGSAHAAPTLLPITAKGGMLIYGAQYPNDYEMPFNISQYCYFNEITITGVFVAPYAYPRALQMLTRLNLDVLTQTVFDLEDGVAAFDAQLTGKYPKILIKCNPDLE; encoded by the coding sequence ATGAAAACCATGAAAACCCTGTGTGGCGTATACGTCGGAGACATGAAGGACCCCAATCCTGAGACCCGGGGCAAAGTTGCGTTGGTCGATCTGCCGTTCCCGGAACTGGGACCGCAGGACGTGCGCATCAAGGTCGCATACTGTGCCATTTGCGGCTCCGACCCCCATTGCGTTGGTGGGTGTTTTGGGCAGGAGCCCGGCTCGACCGAACCCATCCCGCTGGGCCATGAGATTTCCGGCGTCGTGGTGGAACTGGGACCCGAAGCCCATCACAAGGGTTTGAAGGTTGGCGACCGGGTAGCCGGCAACTTCCTGCGTTTCTGCGGCGGCTGCTACTACTGCCAGAATGGCCAGCAGCAGTTTTGCGAGAACGGGCAGGCATACAACCGTCCGGGCTTTGCTTCCGAACTGATCTGGCATGAAGACCAGGTATACAAACTGCCGGACGAAATCAGCCTCAAGGAAGGCTGCCTGCTCGAGCCCATGTCGATCATTATCCGCATGATGGACAAGGCCCAGATGAAGGCCGGTATGCGTGTTTGCGTCTGCGGCGGCGGTCCAATCGGTCTGCTGGCCTTGCAGACCCTGAGCCTGTATGGCGCGACCTCGCTGACCATGATCGAGCCGATTGCCGACCGTCGCGAGCTGGCCATGCAGCTGGGCGCGCAATATACGATCGACCCGACCAGTGAAGATGTTGTGCAGCGTGCCATGGCGCTGACCGACGGACGGGGCTATGACGTGGTTCTGGACTGCTCGGGTTCGGCGCATGCGGCGCCCACGCTGCTGCCCATCACCGCCAAGGGCGGCATGCTGATTTACGGGGCGCAGTATCCCAACGATTATGAGATGCCGTTTAACATCTCCCAGTACTGCTATTTCAACGAAATCACCATAACCGGCGTTTTTGTTGCGCCGTATGCGTATCCGCGCGCTTTGCAGATGCTGACCCGGCTGAATCTGGATGTTCTGACCCAGACGGTCTTCGATTTGGAAGACGGTGTTGCGGCCTTTGACGCCCAGTTGACCGGCAAATATCCGAAAATTCTCATCAAGTGCAATCCTGATCTGGAATAA
- a CDS encoding AraC family transcriptional regulator, with protein sequence MLREYSNDNTLYQINIDTVFFPCFDFVIHYAEQLPASIVTFEHTHNLYEIFYGLRGTVVCHCQDQAVTLGPDDVILIGKGNSHSIEFDPQKSATYLAFIFDIVPKTDPASATSEMEFDKIIEALSYVDKQRYVYGHCNHSQAYLLDDIEQELRQHQIGWSGMVGMLFYRFFINVLREFAPNKSGGDVPAGYKNIALLASKYIHANYAEKLTIDMVADAMHVTPRHVNRLFNELFGTSFAYTVNGIRTEYARPYLLTTDESIERIAARVGLPSGKVLTKLFKERHGMTPSEYRAANKKTH encoded by the coding sequence TTGCTTCGCGAATACAGCAACGACAATACGCTTTATCAAATCAATATCGATACGGTTTTCTTCCCCTGCTTTGATTTTGTCATCCATTACGCCGAGCAGCTTCCCGCATCGATTGTAACATTTGAACACACCCATAATCTTTATGAAATCTTTTATGGGCTCCGCGGCACGGTGGTATGCCATTGCCAAGATCAGGCCGTCACGCTGGGGCCGGATGATGTGATCCTGATCGGCAAAGGAAATTCGCATTCGATTGAATTTGATCCGCAGAAATCGGCGACATATCTGGCCTTTATCTTTGATATTGTTCCCAAAACCGACCCGGCTTCGGCGACCTCCGAAATGGAGTTCGACAAGATTATCGAAGCGTTATCCTATGTTGACAAACAACGATATGTCTATGGACATTGCAATCACTCGCAAGCTTATTTGTTGGACGATATCGAACAGGAACTGCGGCAGCATCAAATCGGCTGGAGCGGTATGGTTGGTATGCTGTTTTACCGCTTTTTTATAAACGTCTTGCGGGAATTTGCGCCTAACAAGTCCGGAGGAGATGTTCCAGCGGGCTATAAAAACATTGCCCTGCTGGCATCCAAGTACATTCATGCCAACTATGCCGAAAAACTGACGATTGATATGGTCGCTGATGCGATGCACGTTACACCACGGCATGTCAACCGGCTGTTTAATGAATTATTTGGTACATCTTTTGCTTATACGGTCAATGGTATCCGTACCGAATATGCGCGGCCCTATCTGCTCACCACCGATGAATCCATTGAACGGATTGCCGCACGTGTGGGGCTTCCCTCTGGGAAAGTCCTGACCAAATTGTTTAAAGAGCGGCATGGCATGACCCCGTCCGAATACCGTGCTGCCAACAAAAAGACGCATTAG